ATGCAGACAAGAGCAAAATCTGGCATAGTCATGCCCAGATTATTTCCAACTTTACTGCTTACTCACGCTGAACCAGCTACCACCAAGCAAGCACTCAAAGATCCTAAGTGGTTAGCTGCAATGAAGGCTGAATATGATGCATTGCTTGCTAACAATACATGGACATTGGTTCCACTTCCCAGGGATAGGAAGCCAATTGGttgtaaatgggtttttagggtGAAGGAAAATGCAGATGGCACCATCAATAGGTATAAGGCCAGACTTGTGGCCAAAGGTTACCATCAAgtcaaggggtttgattattcaGAAACCTTTTCCCCTGTGGTGAAGCCTATAACTATTAGGCTCATTCTTTCCCTGGCCATTACTAAGAGGTGGCATATTCATCAacttgatgtgaataatgcctttttaaatggagctcttcaagaggagGTATACATGCAGCAACCAAGTGGATTTCAGCATGAAGACAAATCTCTTGTTTGCAGACTTAACAAAGCTCTTTATGGCCTTAAACAGGCcccaagagcttggtttgacAGATTGAAGTCAGCCCTTGTGAAGTATGGTTTTAAACCAAGTAGATGTGATCCATCTCTCTTCACTTTCTACACTCCAACTTGCTGCATCTACATACTAGTCTATGTAGATGATATTATCATTACAGGCAATTCCTTGCCTCTGGTTCAGAAAGTAGTGCAGAACCTCAACTCTGAATTTTCCTTGAAGCAATTAGGCCAACTTGACTACTTTCTTGGTGTTCAGGTGCATCATCTTCAGGACAGGTCCTTGCTTTTGACACAAACTAAATATATAACTGACCTTCTTGAAAGGGCAGAAATGGGAGAGGCCAAGGGGATCTCTACTCCCATGGTTAGTGGAGCAAAACTCAGCAAATATGGAGCAGATTACTTTGCTAACCCAACTCTCTATAGATCAATAGTTGGTGCTCTCCAATATGCAACTTTAACAAGACCTGAGATCAGCTTTGCAGTTAACAAGGTCTGTCAGTTTCTAAGTCAGCCTCTAGAAGAGCATTGGAAGGCTGTTAAAAGAATCCTAAGATACCTTAAGGGTACTCTCTTTCATGGCCTGCACCTCAAGCCTTGTAGTTTGCACACTCCAGTCCCTCTTGTGGCcttttgtgatgcagattggggatCAGATCCTGATGACAGGAGATCCACCTCAGGCTCTTGTGTCTTTTTTGGTCCAAACCTTGTCTCTTGGAGCTCCAAGAAGCAAACCCTGGTGGCTAGATCGAGTACTGAAGCCGAATACAGGAGCCTAGCTAATACCTCTGCTGAACTGTTGTGGGTTCAGTCTCTTTTGCAGGAGTTGCAGattcctttttctcctcctaGGGTGTTTTGTGATAACATGGGTGCAGTGGCTTTGACTCATAACCCAGTTCTTCACACTCGCACTAAACATATGGAACTTGACATCTTCTTTGTGAGGGAAAAAGTTCTCAACAAGTCTCTTTTTGTGCATCACATTCCTTCTGTTGATCAGCTGGCAGATTTGTTTACCAAGGCTCTATCACCACTTCGTTTTGAAACTCTTCGTGACAAACTCAATGTGATTGAGAAATCACTTTCTcccccaccttgagtttgagggggccTATTAGAGTAATATAGTTACTGCTATGTTAGTGTTACTGTTTAGTGTTATTAGGTAAATGCTGACTGCTATGTTAGTGTTACTGTTTAGTGTTATTAGGTAAAtgctgactgtgttctgttcagTTAGTTATGCCTAGCTGGCAGGTTTGTTAGAGAGTTAGTTAcatgcttagctgtcaaagcTTAGCTGTCAAGGTTAGTTAGAGTTAGCTTCTTCTGCAAGCTAACAAATCTCATAGTATAAATACTGTAATCTCTCTTGTATTCATCATCTtttcaatcaatgaaattcagttgaagattttcaacacAGCAAAAGGATGAAAACCAAACTGCTGAGGACCAAAAGGAAATCCTGGAAAAGAAGAACCAGGTCCAGAATATTGCTGTTGTCCAAACTGAGTTGGATTTCCAAACTGAGGAGAACCACAGTAAGGAGAGAAACCAAACTGAGGCATAGAAACCATAGGGAAATTAGGAAATTGCATTCCATAGCCTGAGTTCATGCCAAACATGCCAAAAGAAGGAGTGGAAGAAGCACGATGATAGCAGATACTGGCATCATGACCATACTTCTTGCAGATCTGACATTGCACACTGCGATTGTTGCCTCTGCCTCCGCCACGTCCATTGTAGCCACCGCGAGAGTTGTTGCCTCCACCACGTCCATTGTAACCACCACGACCACGCGAATCAGAGAAACCACTGCGTTCATCACCGCGCTCATCAAACGAGCGCTCCTCATAGGAAGAATCAACGGAGCTGGAAGCATAATTTGCCTCAGAAGCCACCGGCGACGGCGTCGACGGTGGAGGTTGCGTCGCTGGCGGTGGCGAAGCCTGCGTCAGTAGCGCCGATGGAGGATTCGCATTCAACTGACGAGATCGAGCGCGATCCAAACGCGCTTCATGTGCGATAATCATCGCCTCAACTTGCGTAACAGGAGTCGGAGCTTCACGATTATACACGATCGTCATGAGAGGACTATAGTCATCGGGAAGTCCATCGAAGACAGCTTCAAGGTGCTCGCGATAGGTGACGGGATCACCGATGGTGATCAACGCATTCACGATCGATTTGATGCGTTTGAGATATTCCGACGTGCTCTTCGATCCTTTGGTTATGGATCGCAACTCAGATCTGAGTTGCGTGCTCTGCGCCAGTGAGTGCGCTTGGAAGAAATCGAGCACCGCCTCCCAGATCTGCCACGACTGAGTGCAATTGACCACCGTAGGAAGCACCGATGGCGAGAGCGAGGAGAGAAGCCATGTGAATAGAGCAGAATCTTGCTGCTCCCAAGCAAGATACGCAGGATTCTCAATGGCGTTCATGCGATCAACTTCATTGAGAAAGCGAGGTGGAATATCGGGACTGTTGAGGAAGTGCTGCAATCGATGAGTGCGAGCAATGCCTTCAACGTGTTGCTTCCATGAAAGGAAGTTAGTGTCATCAAGCTTCAGAGTAAGCTTGTGAGTCAGAGAAGAAGCACTCGCAGCAACAGAAACTGGAACTGGAGTTGCAGGAATCGCAGTTTCCTGAGCAGGTTCTTCATCAGccatggtgatgaagaagaagaagagaaaaaatgagagaaaaatcgCAGGGATCGTACtgagctcttgataccatgttgaaaacTCTATTCTATGAATCTCATTCTCATTGATTTTCAAAGTTACTGAATACAAGAGTGAATACTGTTTATATAGTGAACACTCTAGCTTGTCAATCAAGCTAACCAATCTTAACAAACTCTAACAAATGCAGTTATGACAACTCAGCATGACAGCTAAGCAAAACTAACTTTGACAGCTAGCATAACTAACTCTAAGATTGACTGTATACACAGTCAGCAGCTACTTAATAGTAGCTTCTAGTACACGGTATATGATGTACTCTAATAACATGATTGCAACTTAATGGATTTTTATGATTATGGACTTCTTTTTCTTGCTTATAGGGCTGGAGTCACGTTTCTCTGATGATGTGGCTGACCAGAATGGCATAATCAAGGTAAGTTtgaatttatctttttttttggcttattgAGATGCTGCATTGTATCATAATTTTTTAGTGTGGATTATATCCTTTATTAAGGCTTAAAtcaattataatttatattagaTTGCACGGATGAACCTATAGCCTATTAGTTTTTGCAACTTATCACAGGTACAAGTAGTTATTGGAGAATGATAACTGAGCTGCTTTGCCTTCTAGCATAAAAACCAAAGTCAAGGAGTTTTCTCTTCGTGTCTTTTTTTGTTGGTATTTTTGTTAGTAAGTTTTAACATTATCTGTTTTAGAAAGCCATGCATATGGATAATTTTCAGTACTTTTCTGCTTGTCTTCTGCTTTGATGCTATTGAAGTTCTAGACCATAATTCATTTATTTTGTGATAAAGGCTACTGGTGGTGGAGCATACAAGTATGCTGACCTTTTCAAAGAAAGACTGGGGGTTAGTCTCGACAAAGAAGACGAAATGGATTGTCTTGTGGCCGGAGCAAATTTCTTGCTTAAGGTGGAACCCTGTTTcaaattatttgtttcatttacATTTATTTGAAATACAGAATAAGAAATAAAtgattaaaaaggaaaaaactgtCGTCTGTCAGACTTTCCTTTTTTATTGTTTGTGTCAATTATTGTCTTCCCGCCCCTTGTTTTAAAGGTGAAAGGGCCAGTCATTTGGCAAGACTTGAGTGTCAATATATTTTCAAGGTCGGTTGAAGCAACATGCTTACAGTTTTATGTGTAAATATTGATGTAGATATAGCTGGCTATTGCTCTTTACTGTGTTTTCCTTGTCATTACATGTTTCTTGCTACGGACGGAGATCTGATAGAGAACTATGTGGACCCTTTTCTGTTATTATAAAACAATTTCTGTCATTTAGTTTGGAGCGTGTGAACAGTACGTTCTATGATATTAATTCATTTCTTGTTGATTGATCTATAGTTTTTCTTTTGCTTTGCCCCTGTAATATTCTGATCAGAGGTTCTACTACTTCTTAGTAGGCAATTCGTCATGAAGCTTTCACACACATGGAGGGCCAAAAAGAGTTTGTTCAAATTGACCCTAATGATATGTTCCCTTATCTTCTGGTTAATATTGGATCTGGTGTTAGTATGATTAAggtacattttttttcttgcttACTTCATTACAGTTTTGATGTCTTCGGATTATGTTTGATAGAAGCTAGCATGTTTTGATCTATACTCTTAATTTTTGTTGACATAGGTTGACGGGGATGGGAAATTTGAGAGGGTCAGTGGTACTAATGTTGGTGGTGGTACTTATTGGGGTTTGGGAAGACTGTTAACAAAGTGCAAGAGGTCATTTTCACATGACTTAGTATTTTTTATCTACTTCTAATTCTATGTTTGAACTACTGACATGGTGCTTGTTTAAATAAATTCCAGCTTTGATGAGTTACTTGAGCTGAGCCAGAAAGGAGATAATAGAACTATTGACATGCTTGTTGGGGACATTTATGGTGGTTTGGACTATTCTAAGGTAAATTTTGCAGGTGATCCATAAAAATAAGTCTTGGATATGCTTTTCATCTCtgtaattttgatatttttttaaattagtccCTCTTTAACTTTGATTTTATTccttaaaaagaaaatacaaaaaCCATGCACTTTTAGTCTCTCAAAGTAACTGAGGGATTAAAAGatgttatttttgttaaatataGGGACAGAAAAAGATAGAGGGACTAGTCCGAAAAACATCATATTCTCAGGGGTTAAAAATATGTTTAAGACAATaaatatataaagaaaaaattgtTCCAATTAACTTTAAATATGGGACATTTTTTTTCCAACCAACATGACTGAGTATTCCCTGGTATTGAATAATTCTAGATTGGCCTATCAGCTTCCACTATTGCTTCAAGTTTTGGAAAAACTATATCAGAAAAAAAGGAGCTTGAAGACTACAGACCTGAAGATATATCACTCTCTCTTCTAAGGATGATTTCATACAATATTGGCCAGGTGAGCTGCCAATTATATGTAaatttttatatatgtataatCAAATATGAGCTGCCAAATATATGCAGATCTTGAAATTGTCGGTCAAATTTACACTGTTTCATTCTTCTTATCCAGTTAATCAAATCATTTTTTACAGTCTCAACTTTTATAAGTTAGACATATTACAAGACTAATTATTTGTATTTATTGAGTTGAATATCAAGGCCAACTCTCTTGTAGACTTTAGTTGTAAGGTGGGGGCTAGTGAATGGTTCTATATCTCTGAATACACCCGCCAAGTAAGAGCTTTTGGGTACGAAATATGGACAATACACAAGCCTATCTGATGCAAACCTTACTACAACTAAGGCCAGGTTTGGTAAGGTATATGGCAGGAGGCCCAATGATATGTCAACTGGCCTGTAAATGAATCCTTCTAGAAGTTAGGACCACTAGGTGAGGTGTGCCACCTGTCACCTGATGGGGACCACTCAATCATCATAGGGAATATATGTTAGTTATGGGGAGAGAAATGGTTAGGCAGAAATTGGACTAGGAACTAGGAGAGCagagcactctcgaattgctcTTATCCCACTACTGTATTCTACTTGTAATTTCCCTAATTCACTGCTTCTGGTTGTTAATCCCAGAGGATTCAGTGTTCTTGTATAATTCAGTTACTCTTCCTATTGATTTTCTCTGGTACCTAACACTATCCTATCTTGTTTTGAAAGTTGACCAAATAGAGGCTGTGGGATCATGTCAAGGACCTACCCTCCTAACCTTAAGTTGTTAGGAAGAGGCTCATGAATGGCTTTATATCTCCAAGACTAACAACATTTATATAATGGAAAAATAAATATTCTTGTATTTATTAGAAGCTTGTAAATATGTACAAAAAAGTTATTCCTTTAATAGCTAATTAATTTACATTGATAGAAGTTTATACCAGTCCTTCCAAAATTTGTGAACCTTAATCTAAGCGATAAgacatttaaatttattttccctTCAAAGATTTGCCCAAAATAGTTTCCTTTGATCTAAATACAATCTAAAGAAAGAATAGAGACACCTCTAATCTGTGAAGATGATCTATGGCACTGGTTCTGGATGATGCATGGTAGCATTATCAGGAAACTACCTTCAGTAATTTCAATGTTCTATTCCATATCCATTTTCTGTTGTTTTTCCAGTAAGTACCTGACCAATCCTGTGttcttttcatatttttgtAGGTAGCTTACTTGAATGCACTGCGATTTAAGTTGAAGCGAATCTTTTTTGGAGGATTTTTTATAAGGGGTCATGCTTACACCATGGACACTATTTCTTTTGCTGTTCATTTCTGGTACATAAAATGCCTATGACTTGATGTAAATGGTCATTTTTATCCTCTGAATTAAATTACTACATTGACttactatttatattattttattcaattAGGTCTAATGGTGGAGCTCAAGCAATGTTCTTGCGACATGAAGGCTTTCTGGGAGCCTTAGGTGCATTTATGAGCTATGAAAAGCATGGTTTAGATGACCTCATGGTGCATCAGTTAGTTGAAAGGTTTCCAATGGGTGCTCCGTACACAGGAGGCAAGATTCATGGCCCACCACTAGGAGACTTGAATGAGAAGGCAAGTGGTCAGAGTTGAAAAATCTTATCTGTGTGCTGGTTGCCTGCTTGAAATGAACGGATACTCTTTAGATGTTCTGTTTAACTTCTCCTTATGGAGTTAGTATGCTTCATTTTGCTTGTTTTTCCCCCAAAACAGCTTTTCAACAAAAGCTTATCCTAACATCCATAACTCTGAAGTCAATTTAATAAGAGTGTGTTTTTCTAGTGGGCATCAGTTCCATTACCATTAAAGGTCCCAATTTTTTTGCCAGAGGTTTCTCTTGAAGTTGCAATAATAAAATCACTGAAATATAACTGCCTACCAACTTGGATTACATAGCTACTAAAGGCAGAAAGGCCGGAATGTAGAAAAGTTGCCTCTAACTATTTTGCATCAAATTTTAAACTGAAGAGGAAGAAGTAAATGTTGTTATTTTTATGCAGTGCACCTGTTTCCTGTACTATGATTTCTGTAAAATGAAAGTAGAAGTCAATTATAAATGTTCACATACTTGAAATTAGAATTTATAGCTGAGGGAATGGTGGTCACGTTGTACCTGACGGCTGACAATAGTATGCATATGTGGCAAATGAGCGTGTCTGCTAAAGCTTAGTTATTGGTTTGAATTCTAGGTGGATTGATTTATTATTTCTTGTAAATTCTTCTGGATGGTTGGTGACTCTGATATGCCTCAGAGAATTGTTTGTTTagttctttttcataagtttaTAAGTGGCTCAATCTATTAGAAAAATTTGTGATTTTAGAGGTTCCATTGCAGATTTCGTGGATGGAAAAGTTTTTGCAAAAGGGAACTGAGATTACTGCACCTGTGCCAATGACTCCTCTTGCTGGAACTACTGGACTTGGGGGTTTTGATGTTCCTTTGTCAAAGGGAAGTACTCTGCGGTCTGATGCGAGTGCTCTAAATGTTGGTGTTCTCCATCTTGTACCAACTTTGGAGGTGTTTCCATTGTTAGCAGACCCAAAATCGTAAGCATGATTTATAAATGTGCTGGCTGCTCCATGATGATACATTTTCCATATTTTAGGCTGCTCTTGTGTTAAATTGTTGATATGTTCTCGTAAATTTAAATTGCCAAAGAAGATGGCAATATATattcatctatatatatatataaatatgtatCTATGTATTTATAGTGGTTAATTAGTTGTAAGCAGAGCAAATCCTAACCATTAGATTATTTTACAATAATTTCTAATATTAATCATCTATGTAAGATTTAATGGTCAAAATTTGATCCTCTGATTTTCATAATAAACCACTTGTGTCACTTGATATACTCATTTTATTATTGGGTATAATTTGCTTTATTACATTTTTCAAAGATCAGCTTTATAAGGCGATATCAGTAATTAATATCAAATTGTATCTCTACAGGTATGAGCCCAATACAATCGATCTCGCAGATCCCAGTGAATTAGAGTAAGCAAATTACTGTTTTTGCTTAGGGCTTCGTCGTTTCAAGTGTTTCTTCAGTAGCTAACACAGTTTGTATCTGATGTAGATATTGGTTCACTATTTTGTCAGAGCACTTGCCAGATCTCGTGGACAAGGTAATTATGCCACAAACACAATGAAGTTGGACACGTTCTTTCACATAAGAAACTAAAACACCAAAGATAATTCTAAGTTCTACTTGCAATAAAGATAATCTCTGGCAGTAACAAAAATGATCATATAATAAACTGAATAAGCCTATGGCTATATTCTTTTTTCACTTAtgccaataaattttttatattaaaaaaataaaagaaatactAGAGAAGACAATAAGACCTTCCTTAAagaaaccaagaaacacaaacACCAAGGAAAACTAGAAAAAAATATGTCAACTGATAAAACTTGATAGTTTGTCTGCATGTCcatcattaaaaattaaaaacccttCATAGAGCCTAAAAACTATTACCTGAGCACCATAGTGGCCAAAAAGATCACAGTATCCCATAAAAGAGGAAGAACACATTTTACTTTAAtagtttaattttataaaacacAGTCTATCTCTGCAGGTATATGCATCAAATATCTGTACATTCCAAATTGTCAATGAGATTTTCTCTTATTGCAGGCCGTAAACCTTAATCTGAAATAATGTATATATTGCTTATTCAGCAAAAGTTCCTAAGAGCCCTTTTCTTAATTATCTCGCATCTGGACAGTGTTAAAAAAGAATGCCAGTCTCAGAATCAGATAGAAGTTTAACAAGAACATTAGGAGAGGCTTTTGTGTGTGGTCTGTAAACCTAAGAGTTGTGCAATGATTGGCATTTATTGTTGTTAAGTATTGGTGCTTACATTTTGGCTTTCATAATTTTTCTTGCAATCGGTTGGGGCACGTACTGTAGTTTCTCTTCTGAAAATCTTGTATGCATTGAGCTTGTTGAAGGGTTGTATCCACTTAGTTTATTGTTTGGTTGTATTGTGTTGACCATCTAATTGGAAGTAATATGTGAAAAGACAAGTTGTTAGGCATTTATGATTGTGACATTCACACGTTAATATGATAGGCTGTTGCAAGCGAAGGTGGAACCGATGATGCCAAACGAAGGGGTGATGCTTTTGCTCGTGCATTTTCTGCTCTCTTGTCAAGGTAATGTTTACATAAAATTCCTGTTTTGATGTCTTACCATCATCATTGTAGCATTGGCATGTTTCtacttaaacttgttttagaaCTTTGAGATTAGTTTTATGTTTTAGTATTAGATTTTATAGCGGGTTAAGCGCTCCTGCAGTGTTTTTCATGGTTTTTGAGAAAGTGATCaacaataagaagaaaaaaaaagaaaggccCATGCATATGTGATGAACTGATGATGAGTTAATAAAGTTGTTTTTGATTGAAATTAACTTCAGAACCAAGAGGGAAGGGAAAGTGTTCTTAACACAATTCTTTGATACAAAAGTCATTTGAAGATTTCAACCAAGTTGAAGAAATATGGTTCCAAATTTGCAAGTAAATCCGAAAACAATTTCCCAACAGTAGACAATGCTGAACAAATAAATTGTATTCTGTGTGTTAAAGTGAGTGAGGGGATCAAAGATAATTCAAACCAAAATTATTATGGTTTGGCGAAAACCTGTGACATCTCTGCTCTACAAGTTAAGCTTGAGAACATTATCTAATCTTGCTACTAGTATGCAGGCAAGCTCCAAGTGCTTGAATTGCTCCACCAATTGTGTTTTTCAGAAGAACACAATGAAGAAACTTCCCCCATTTCAATCCCTAAAActgaatttctatattttagtatgaaaaatatttaaGGATGTCTCCTACGCTTTCTCTTTCACTGTCTACATCATGAATTCCGCGAGGTAATAGAAAATAATTGCTCAAACGGAACTACATTATGTATCTGCTGAAGGTTGTTTCATTTGCATATATGCTGAAACATGTTCTTGAGTGTCAGTCCTTTGAATCAGTTTTATGGCCTTATTGGTTTCACTGTATTTGTGAAGTTTAATAATGTTTTAAAATTCATTGATTTTACTTGGCCTAAATTTTTCCCACTAATCAGCTTCGTCACTAACTGAATAGGTTGATGGAGGAGCCTTCTGCATACGGGAAGATAGGCCTGGCCAATCTTTTGGAAATGAGAGAAGAGTGCTTGAGGGAATTCCAGTTTGTTGATGCCTATAGAAGCATAAAGCAGaggtaatttatttattttttgcttataaCCTTTACTTGAGTCTATGTAATTGCCTTCTGAGCCCCTTGTACATgtgcaaaatttcaaaatttagtTCTTATATCTTTAGGATATAAGCTAATGTGGAATTTGAatctgaaaacaaattaaagAGAAGCTTAGATGTGGCTTCCTCCAGAGTTCTTGGGTCAATCAGATGTACACAGCTTGATGCTTACCCGTATAAGCAGCTTATGTGCTCTCGTGAACACATGACCAATAGATCAGAAGACATTGATTTCACTGTTGTGCCAAGGGTGACACCAGtattgaaatgaaaaaaatattctcTAAAATAGAAATTCCTGCTGTCAGTGAAAAcataatttgtttttttgtcaTTTTCACACCTATATTCTCCTGatatttcctttaattttttaaCAATTGTTTATTTGTGCATAACAGGGAAAATGAGGCATCACTTGCTGTTTTACCTGACTTGTTCGCGGAACTTGACAGCATGGATGAGGTATGCCTGACTGATACTATAGTCCTCCAAATTTAACATGTTAGGAGGAGGGTTCCATAGTCATTCTCTGATGAGTAGAAGTAAGACTGGTTTATCTAACTGTGTGCTactcattttttcaaaaaatgtgtaCATGCACCCATTATTTCGGTTAAAATAATATTGGGTCCGTTTGTTTCTGCTTAAAAAGTAATTGATTTTAGAGTTAATTAAAAATGGAagattttttgaaaaacagaaatTAACTTTGTTTACAAATGTAAAAATTGCTTCACGTTAAAAAGTTACtagaaataatttattattccCAAAGCTACTAGAAATACCTTAAATTAATAATCAGATTTTTGCCTTTTCTCAAATTCTGCTTTTTATTAAAAGCGTATACAAACAGTTCAAAAAATacataagtgattattttttcaaaaacaagtGTTTATTTCACAAAATAAGGAGAGACAAACAGGCCCAATAACTGCACGAGTTAGGTTATTCATGAGGCTATCCTAACTCATTCATGTAAAAATATGTTAGTCGTCTTTTTGTGTCTGCTGAGGGCTCAAGTCACCGTAGCTTCTCATAAATCATGTTGCTGCTACCAATCTGAAACTCTTCTTTGTTTTAGGAAACCAGGTTGCTTACCCTAATTGAAGGTGTACTTGCTGCGAACATTTTTGACTGGGGATCTCGTGCATGTGTGGATCTCTATCATAAAGGAACTATTATTGAAATTTACAGAATGAGTCGCAATAAAATGCATAGACCTTGGCGGGTAGGTGGAATTAAACATATCTGTAGATGAGGGCACTTGATTTCTGAATTTATTCATCATAATTGATAGTTGAATCTTGAATACTAAGATAACTTTATTCTCATCTAGGTGGATGATTTTGATGTCTTCAAAGAGAGAATGTTTCGACAGACTGGGGACAAGAAAACGTCCCCTCATAGAAGGGCTTTACTTTTTGTAGATAATTCAGGTGCTGATATTGTTCTAGGAATGCTTCCGCTTGCAAGGGAGCTCCTCCGTCGTGGAACTGAAGTAAGTACACCCTTCGTATATTGGGAAATTTAAACTTTCTtaacaaaataattaatttgattTGAATTCAAACTATTACTAAATTTAATAAATGTTAAATGTATTGGTAGCTGACAATATTCAATGTGATTTATGCCTTCTTGCCCAAAATCCCCCCCTTCAGTATGGTTTCTTGTGGATTTTATGATTTTGAACATGTAAATTTATGATTGATATCTGTCAGTTTGGCTGCTATAAAGTCATTTTGGCCACAATACCtataaattgttttattttcagGATTATTAATGGACATTTTCTTGCAGGTAGTTCTCGTTGCAAACTCGCTTCCTGCATTAAATGATGTGACTGCGATGGAGCTTCCTGATATTGTAGCTGAAGCTGCCAaggtttttatatttttcaactTGAATTTGCTCCGTCCacactatttttattttatttttaaacctTATTAAATTGCTGATGAAATGGAATATAAGTGGTTGTAGTTTCTTTTCTTGCTAGGTAGATTCCTCTTATATATTGGACTAAATTGGAATAACATTCATTGATATTTCAAAAAGAATGATTAGGGGTCATTTTTGCAATGTCAAGTATCTCAAATAGGACTAGAACTTTCCAAGATTATTGACCTTATAATCGATATACATTGTTGATTTTTACTATGACCATGTAAATGTAATCCTTCTTTGCAACTAATTTATCTCGTTACAGCACTGTGACATTCTAAGGCGAGCTGCCGAAGCTGGAGGCTTGCTCGTGGATGCAATGATTAATACTTCAGAGAGCTCtaaagaaaattcttcttctgtCCCCTTAATGGTTGTTGAGAATGGGTGTGGTAGTCCATGTATAGACTTTAGACAGGTCAGCTCTGAGCTCGCTGCTGCCGCAAAAGATGCTGATTTGGTAAGAGGCTCATTGATAGGAATGCAGGGTTAGTTAGGAATTGTTAGTTGTTAGGAAGTTAGTTAGACAGTTATAAGGcatgttgcctataaataagagagGATAGTGAACATTAGGGGTATCTTTGTATTCTGTTAGGAAttg
This is a stretch of genomic DNA from Lotus japonicus ecotype B-129 chromosome 1, LjGifu_v1.2. It encodes these proteins:
- the LOC130734514 gene encoding pantothenate kinase 2-like isoform X1, whose product is MAGLVEQEGQQILGIDEEGQNKVTENKRTHLEGERDMMAPAAGSSIHRSGSRPQLDVSKAEIQGNVEEKYPTILLPNQSDDLSHLALDIGGSLIKLVYFSRHEDQSADDKRKKSVKERLGLSNGNRRSFPILGGRLHFVKFETRNINECLDFIHSKQLHCGGLESRFSDDVADQNGIIKATGGGAYKYADLFKERLGVSLDKEDEMDCLVAGANFLLKAIRHEAFTHMEGQKEFVQIDPNDMFPYLLVNIGSGVSMIKVDGDGKFERVSGTNVGGGTYWGLGRLLTKCKSFDELLELSQKGDNRTIDMLVGDIYGGLDYSKIGLSASTIASSFGKTISEKKELEDYRPEDISLSLLRMISYNIGQVAYLNALRFKLKRIFFGGFFIRGHAYTMDTISFAVHFWSNGGAQAMFLRHEGFLGALGAFMSYEKHGLDDLMVHQLVERFPMGAPYTGGKIHGPPLGDLNEKISWMEKFLQKGTEITAPVPMTPLAGTTGLGGFDVPLSKGSTLRSDASALNVGVLHLVPTLEVFPLLADPKSYEPNTIDLADPSELEYWFTILSEHLPDLVDKAVASEGGTDDAKRRGDAFARAFSALLSRLMEEPSAYGKIGLANLLEMREECLREFQFVDAYRSIKQRENEASLAVLPDLFAELDSMDEETRLLTLIEGVLAANIFDWGSRACVDLYHKGTIIEIYRMSRNKMHRPWRVDDFDVFKERMFRQTGDKKTSPHRRALLFVDNSGADIVLGMLPLARELLRRGTEVVLVANSLPALNDVTAMELPDIVAEAAKHCDILRRAAEAGGLLVDAMINTSESSKENSSSVPLMVVENGCGSPCIDFRQVSSELAAAAKDADLIILEGMGRSLHTNLYARFKCDALKLAMVKNQRLAEKLVKGNIYDCICKYEPAAC
- the LOC130734514 gene encoding pantothenate kinase 2-like isoform X2, whose amino-acid sequence is MAGLVEQEGQQILGIDEEGQNKVTENKRTHLEGERDMMAPAAGSSIHRSGSRPQLDVSKAEIQGNVEEKYPTILLPNQSDDLSHLALDIGGSLIKLVYFSRHEDQSADDKRKKSVKERLGLSNGNRRSFPILGGRLHFVKFETRNINECLDFIHSKQLHCGGLESRFSDDVADQNGIIKATGGGAYKYADLFKERLGVSLDKEDEMDCLVAGANFLLKAIRHEAFTHMEGQKEFVQIDPNDMFPYLLVNIGSGVSMIKVDGDGKFERVSGTNVGGGTYWGLGRLLTKCKSFDELLELSQKGDNRTIDMLVGDIYGGLDYSKIGLSASTIASSFGKTISEKKELEDYRPEDISLSLLRMISYNIGQVAYLNALRFKLKRIFFGGFFIRGHAYTMDTISFAVHFWSNGGAQAMFLRHEGFLGALGAFMSYEKHGLDDLMVHQLVERFPMGAPYTGGKIHGPPLGDLNEKISWMEKFLQKGTEITAPVPMTPLAGTTGLGGFDVPLSKGSTLRSDASALNVGVLHLVPTLEVFPLLADPKSYEPNTIDLADPSELEYWFTILSEHLPDLVDKAVASEGGTDDAKRRGDAFARAFSALLSRLMEEPSAYGKIGLANLLEMREECLREFQFVDAYRSIKQRENEASLAVLPDLFAELDSMDEETRLLTLIEGVLAANIFDWGSRACVDLYHKGTIIEIYRMSRNKMHRPWRVDDFDVFKERMFRQTGDKKTSPHRRALLFVDNSGADIVLGMLPLARELLRRGTEVVLVANSLPALNDVTAMELPDIVAEAAKIILEGMGRSLHTNLYARFKCDALKLAMVKNQRLAEKLVKGNIYDCICKYEPAAC